The stretch of DNA AATCGCTTTCGCTGCTGGCCGTGAGTTGGTTGATTTGGCTTTGCAGCGAACCGTATTGAGCAAGCTTGTGCAAGAAAAGCTTGAGGTCTTCAGAGACTCGGTTTGTTTCGTCGCTGTTGTAGCCGAATATGGCGTTTACCTTGTCGGCGGCACGAGTCTTTTCTGCTTCGATTTCCTGTTCGGATTTAGGAACTTCGAAGTTGATGGGAGCGACAATCGTGCGTGTACTCACCTGTCCAAGGTGCGGGCGTTCGGATTGGAGCGCAATGTTCTTATCGGGAAAAAGGAAAATGGCTGCTGCGGCAACCAGTACCCATCCGATAACGAAGTGAATTCTCATCTGTTTCTTTTTCATAATTTCTCTAGTCCTCAGGGGTGGGCATCAGGAATCAATTTTTTAGATGTTGCTTCTGAAACCTGTAGCCTGTTACCTGTCACTTTTCTTTTTCATAGGCTTTCAAAATATCTTTCACGAGCGGGTGGCGGAGCACGTCCGTCGATTCGAATTCCACCTGCGCGATTCCGCGGATTCCCTTGAGCAGGTTCATGGCGTGCACGAGCCCCGACTTCTGGCCCTTGGCCAAGTCCACCTGGGTCGCGTCCCCAGTAATGATAGCTTTGCTATGGGGACCGAGTCGGGTGAGGAACATCTTCATCTGCTCGGGGGTCGTGTTCTGCGCCTCGTCCAGGATGATGAAGGCTCGCTTGAGCGTGCGTCCACGCATGTAGGCGAGCGGGGCGACTTCGATCGACCCCGTTTCTTCATAGCGACGGAGCTTTTCGGCGGGCAGGAGCTCGGCGAGGCTGTCGTGGATGGGGCGCAGGTACGGAGCGATTTTTTCCTTGAGGTCGCCGGGCAGGTAGCCGAGCGATTCTCCCGCTTCGACTGCCGGGCGAACGAGGCAGATGCGTTCCGCCTCATGGCGTTCCAGGCTTGCTACGGCGAGTGTAACGGCAAGGAAGGTCTTGCCGGTTCCGGCAGGGCCCTTCGCAAAGATGATGTCATTATGCTCGACTGCGTGCACCAGTTCGGCCTGGGCCTTGGTCTTGGCGAACACCGAAACGCCCATACGGTTCCTGAAAATAGGGGTCGTCGGGATTTCGCTGGAAGAATTGAATTCTCCTGTGTCGGCAGGGTCCAGCAGTCTCGAAAGAGCGCTGGACGAAAGTACCTTGCCATTTTTCGCGGCCATCTTTAATTGGTCGAGAACAGCCAAAACACCAGGCAAGTCTCCGTTTTCTTTCGCTATAATGCGAAGTCCCGGAAGCCTCGTCTGTATCTCAACACAAAAACGGCTCTCCAATAAGCGGAAAACCGTTTCGTTCTCGCCTGAAATCGTTCGTTTCAGGTCATCCGATAGGGAATAGCGTTGTTCGTCCATCTAGAACGCGTGGCTATGATTACTCTTCGGCAGCAGGAGCTGTAGAAATACCGAGCTTGTTCTTGGCTTCGAAGATTTCCTTGCGGAGCTTGTGGTTTTCTTCGGTAATGGCGACCGCTTCTTCTTCGGTCTTCTTCAGCTTGTTTTCGTCAATCTTTTCCTTAGGGGCAGATCTCTGGACAGATTCTTCGGATCCGCCGTCGTTATCGTAATCGTCGCTAGAACCACCGGAAGAGCCGGCGCAAGCGGTGAACATGGCAACAGTCATAGCTGCAAGGAGAAATTTCCAATTTTTCAAAAGAGACATTTAATCAGGCTCCATTCTAGTCTGTGATGCCTAAAATCTATAATAATTTGAGCCGAAAAGGGAACAAAAATGGTAAATTTATTGCGAAAAAACACCTTTTTTGAGGATAATATGGTTGTAAATGCATGCTCCAGGCCCTATTCTCAGGTCTTTATCGAATCTCCGCTCTATAACGCCAAGAATTTATACAAAAAACGCCGCAAGGCAATGCTCAAGGAACTCGACTCCTTTTTCGTGATAGCAGGAATGCCCATTGAACCGGGAACTGAAGAGGCATACGTGCAAATCTGGAACAAGATGGTGCAGGAACCCGCCTTCCTGTATCTCACGGGAATCAACCAGCCGGGGTGTTACCTCTTGCTCGATCCGAATACCGGCGATGAAATCCTGTTCGTTCCACCCAAAGACCCGTTCAAGGAATTCTGGAACGGCAAGCGCCTCGGATATCTTGAAGACAATAACGAAGTGGCCCGCATTACGGGAATCAAGGATGTGCGCTCCGTAGATGAATTGATGGATACGGTGGTGGCCCGCGCAAGGAAACTTCCCAAGGGCTCGTATGCCTATGCATATTTCTTCGAAAAATTCAAGGAAGACCACAACGACCGGTTCAGGCGTCAGCTGCTCAAGGCCCTAAGGCCTACGGGGGTCGGGCTCAAGAGTGCCGCGGCCTTGCACTGGAAACTCAGGCTTCCGTTGGAAGGCGAACGCATTCTGGATGCCGAAGCCGCGCAGTCGGTGACGGATAACGCTTTCCGTACGGTGCTTGCCGAAATGAAAGATTTTAAAACCGAACGAGAACTAGGACTTCGGCTGGACTACGAAATGCAGCGCCAAAGCGACGGGGACCTCGCTTTTCCGACGATTGTTGCCGGTGGGGCGAACGCCTGTTGTCTGCATTATGTCAAGAAGGACGAACCGTTAAAGGCGGGGGAGCTTGTGCTCCTGGACTTTGGCATTCGCATCGGGAGTCTGCATAGCGATATTTCACGCACGATTCCGGTGAATGGCAAGTTTAATCCGCTGCAGAAAATGCTCTATCAGATTGTGCTGGATGCGGGGGCTGAATACCAGAAACATGTGCGTCCGGGGGTTTCGCTCAAGGAAATCGGGAATGTTCCCTGGGATTTTATTATGCAGGAACTGGAACGCCGCCTGGTTAAAGGGGCTAAGGGTTCGTACAAACTATTGTATGACAAACGCCCGCATGGTGTAAGCCATTTTATCGGGGAGCAGATTCACGAAGGCGAACCGGGAACGCGTTCCCTGGATACGGTTCTTAGACCGGGGATGCTGATTTCTTGTGAACCGGGACTCTATGGGGAATTCAAGGCGACTATCGACGGAAGGCAATACCGCGAAAAGATAGGGATCCGTATTGAAGATGACCTGCTTATTACGAAAGAGAACTTCCGTAATATTTCCGTAAGTATTCCGAAGGAAATTCAGGAATTGGAGAAATGGATGGCCGGTTTGCAGAAATGAGATATTTCTAGATTTGGGTCAAAAGTTTTATCGAATAGAACAAGGACTTGTCATGTGGAAAATTAAGGGCGCTGTTCGCTACTTCCTGTCGATTCTTGCAATGACGTTCGTGCAGATGGGCGTGTTCATCTATGCCCAGAAGATTCTTTCGGGGTCGTTCACCCACGTGGAATCGGGGCAGACCTGGCAGGCTTTCATGCTGCAGATATTCTTCTTGGCCCCTTATATATTGATGGTGTTTTTTGCGGGGTTCTTCACCAACAAGTTCTCGAAGAACAAGGTGCTTGCGTGGTCGGCTTTGACCATGACGCTCTTCGTGATTGCGCAGTCGGTGTTGGTGACCTGCAATTGCCCGCGTGTGGCGTTCTGGCTTTCGATAGGACTTAGCTGCGGTTTTGCTATTCACAGTGCTGCAAAGTATGGCATCCTTAAGGAAATGTTCGGGGTCCGCAATCTGAGCTTTGCGAATGCGTTCTTGCAGATTTTTGGTCTGGGCGGCATTATTTGTGCATCCTGGCTTGCCGTGGTGGGCGTGAACCTCATTAACCTGGAATCTCTCCAATCTTACGCGGCGGTCCACCGCATTACTTCGGAATCGATCGTGATTCCCTGGATTTTGTCCGGTGTGGCGGTCCTTGGAACGGTGGCGAGTTTCCTGGTCCCGAAGGTCAAGTACGAAAACCCGAACGTGAACATCTCGAATGTGAAAAAGCATTTGAGCCTCGGCTGGCGTGTGCCGACGCTGCGTGCATCTATTATCGCCCTTTCGATGTTCTGGGCTCTTGCTCAGGTGTTTGTGCTGATGTATCAGGACGTATCGGGTGCAAACGATATCGATACGATTCAGAATTACCTCGCCTTTGCCATTGCGGGGCTTATGGTGGGGTCGGTCATTGCGGCGACCAAGTCTCGCGACTTTATTGAAACCGGCTTCATCCCGATGGGCATGATCGGGGTTTCCGTATGCATGTTCCTGGTGCCGTTCTTTGTGCATCCGGTGGCACTTGTGGTGCTGTATTCCCTGACAGGCTTGTTTGGCGGTCTTTTCCTGGTTCCGGTGAACGCTCTGTTGCAGTACAACACGCGTCCGAACAACTCCGGCTCGGTGCTTGCGCTTGCGAACATGATTCAGGCGCTGGTGCTGATTGCGTTCCTGTTCCTGTTCTCGGTGATGGTGCACTATACCCACATCCGTCCGCAGCTTTATTTCTTGGGACTTGCAATCGTTTCGATGCTCGTCTTTGTCTGGACGATTTCGAACTTGCCGCAGGCTCTTTTGCGTACGATGCTCAAGCTCGTGTTCAACCGCTACCGTATCCGCGTGCTCGGTGTGCAGAACATCCCGAACGAAGGTCCGGTGCTCTTGGTGGGTAACCATCACAGCTTTATCGACTGGGCGATGCTCCAGATGGCCTCTCCGCGTCCGCTCTGCATTGCAAGCAACAAGGACCACTTTGAACGTTGGTATCTGCGTGCGGTGCTCAAGCGCCTGGGCATGATCCGTATCGACGTCAATAATCCCAAAGAGGCAATGGACAAGATTCACGAGGCTCTCCTTGCGGGGAAGGCTGTCGTGATTTTCCCGACGGGCGAAGTGTCCAAGTCTCCGCATGTGGAACCTTTCACGATCGATTATTCCTCTGCGATTGACGATACCGATGCGACGATCGTTCCTTTCTACATTCAGGGACTTTGGGGCTCTAACTTTAGTTACAGTGGCTCCGATATGTATGGTGCTTCTGCAGACCGTGCGGTGACCGTTGCCTTTGGTAAGGCGATTCCGGCGACTACACCTCCTAACGAGGTCCGAGCTATTATCCGCAAGATTTCCATCGATGCCTGGAAGTATGCCGTCAAGTTTGTTCGTCCGATTGCGGCTTCCTGGATTCGTACCTGCAAGCGTTACGTGAAGCATGGACCGGCTATCTACAATACCGACGGTGGACACTTCTCGGGTTACAAGTTGATGGGTGCCGTGATGGCGTTCCGTGGACTTTTGAAGAAAAAGCTCGGCAAGGACGAACAAAATATCGGTATTATGCTCCCGCCCTCTCCGGCGGGTGTCATCGTGAACCTGGTGCTCTGGGTCATGGGCAAGACGAACGTGAACCTGAACTACACCTCTTCTGTAGACAACGTAAAGTATTGCTGCGAAAAGGCTGATGTTTCGACGGTTATTTCGAGTAGGCAATTTATCCAGAAACTGAAGGGCCGTGGAAATGACTATTCGCAGGTGGCTTCCGATAAGGTGCGTATCCTTTATGCTGAAGACCTGATGAAGGAAATTCCGAAGGCAAAGATTGCAGCCTTGCTGTTCATGTGCATTATTATGCCGTCGTGGCTGATCCGTTTTGTGTTCTGCAAGCGTACTAGCCTCGACGACACTGCCGTGATCGTGTTCAGTTCCGGTTCCGAAGGTACGCCGAAGGGAATTCTCCTTTCGCACCGTAACCTGATGGGTAATATCCAGCAGCTGGCCTGTATCATTAACGTGAGCCGTGGCGACGTGATGCTTTCGGAACTTCCGCTGTTCCATAGCTTTGGCCTTACGGTGACGACGCTCTTGAACCTCACGGAAGGTTGCCCGATCGTAGCTGTGGCTGACCCGACCGACGTGAAGACCATGGCGCGAGTCTGTTCCGAATTCCACGTGACCTGCCTCGTGGCTACCCCGACCTTCTTGCGAGCCTTTACGGTAAGCCGCTACGTGCATCCGCTGGTGTTCAAGTACGTGCGTATGATTATTGCCGGTGCCGAAGCCCTGCGCCCGGAACTGGCGACAGCATTCCGCCTCAAGTTCGGTAAGGAAATCTACGAAGGTTACGGCTGTACCGAAACCGCTCCGGTGGCCTCGGTGAATACCGAAAATACGCTGCGCAACGACTATATGACGCTCCAGGTGAACAATAAGCCCGGAACCGTTGGTCCGGCTCTCCCTGGAACGCAGTTCCTGATTGTGGACCCCGAAACGAATGTGCCGCTCCCGACAGGCGAGGCGGGCATGATTCTGATCGGCGGTTGTCAGGTGATGCAGGGGTACCTCAAGGATCAGGAACGAACCGATAGCGTTATCGTGAAAATTGATGGCATCCGCTACTACCGTACGGGCGATAAGGGCTACCTCGACGAAGATGGATTCCTCACGATCGTGGACCGTTACAGCCGCTTTGCAAAGCTCGGCGGTGAAATGGTGAGCCTCGGTGCCGTGGAAAAGAAGATTCAGGATACGCCGGTGCTCGAAGGTTGCGATTACCTGGTGACGACCATTCCGGATTCCGCGAAGGGCGAAAAGATTGTGCTCCTGTACCAGGGTGAAAAGGATCCGAAGGACGTACTTTCCGAACTGCGTGCAAGCGGATTCCCGCCGATTATGCTCCCGGCGCTTGCTTTCGCTGTCGAAAAGGTGCCGAAGCTTGGTACCGGTAAGGCGGACTTTACCACCGCAAAGAAGGTGGCGAAAGAACTCGCCGGAATAAAGTAGATTTAAATAAAACACACTGAATTCTCGCAAACAAAGCGAAATAGTGTGCGTTTCTTTCGTTTTGTAATTTAATTGTAAGAAATTTATATCAAGTTTCTAAAATTTAAGAATAAAATAGCTCCATGTAAGTTTACATTTTTTCTATATTTGCCGCCATTATGGAAGAAGTCGTAATCACTGGTATGGGGTGTGTTTCCGCCCTCGGCAATACGCCGGAACTCCTTTGGAACAACCTGCTGGAAGGTAAATCCGGACTCGCAACGATCGATCGCTTCGACGTGACCAACTATCCGATCAAGATAGCTGCCGCCGTCAAGGAATTCGATGGTTCTGAATTTATTTCCCCGCGCGATTCGTCCCGCCTCTCTAGGTGCATCCAGTACGCTGTGTATGCTTCTTTCCAGGCTCTTAAGAACGCCGGTATTTCTCCCGAAAACGAAGATCCGACCCGTTCTGGTGTGATTATCGGTTCCGGTATCGGTGGTATGCAGATCTATAGCGATTCCGTCGTTTCGCTTTCGAACCGTGGTCCTAGCCGCGTGTCCCCGTTCTTCATTCCGATGTCTATCGTGAATATGCCCGCAGGCGAAGTTTCCAACCGCACCGGCTGGATGGGCCCCTGCTACGCAGTGGTTTCCGCATGCGCAACCTCTAACCACTCTATCGCCGCCGCCTACGACCAGATCCGTCTCGGCCGCGCCGATATCATGCTCGCCGGTGGTACCGACGAAACCGTGAACAATGTGGCTCTCGCTGGCTTTACCTCTATGAAGGCTTTGAGCAAGCGCAACGACGATCCGACAACCGCTTCTCGCCCCTTCGATAAGGACCGCGACGGTTTCGTAATCGGTGAAGGTTCTGGCATTCTCGTGCTCGAAAGCCTTTCTCACGCCAAGAAGCGTGGTGCAAACATTCTCGCTCGCGTGGCTGGTATCGGCATGAGTGCTGACGCTCACCACATGTCCGCCCCGCGTGAAGACGGCGAAGGCGTCCGCCTCGCTATCGAAATGGCTCTCCGCGAAGCTGGTATTTCCCCGAAGGATGTGGGCTACGTGAACACCCATGGTACTTCGACTCCGCTCGGCGACGTTGCTGAATGCTCTGCACTCGAAAAGGTCTTTGCCGGCGCCACCGACAGCCTCAAGGTGAACTCCTCCAAGTGCATGATCGGCCACGCTCTCGGCGCTGCCGGTGCTCTTGAAGCCATCATCACCGTGAAGTCCTTGCAGAATCAGATGATTCATGCGACCACGAACGTGTTCAACCAGGACGAACGCATCCATCTCGATGTGTGCGCCAACAAGAACACCAGCCACTCGTTCAACTACGCCATGTCCGACAGCTTCGGCTTCGGTGGCCAGAACAGCGTGCTGCTCCTCGGCCGCAACTAAGGCTCATTCATCACACATTTATAAAGCTCCTGGAGATTATTCTCCGGGGCTTTTTTATATCCTATAACCGGAGGTATTTAATGTTTGTGGAAAGTTAGAGGAAATACTATATTTTTGTTATGAAAATACTAATGCTGAAGCATTTTCCTTTGTTGATTTGTTTGTGTTTTTTTTGTGCGCTTTCGTGTGATCCAGAAGCAAATTCGTACACTGTTACATCAGAAACAGATTGTATAGATTTTTTTCGTTATAAAATTGAATATCCTTTAAAAGTAGACTCTGTTAGTTTGTTTTTATTATATGAAAAAAGTCTGCTCGTTACAGATCATTCAATTATTATTGGTTTTTATGATACTCTACATCCAAGAGTTAAATTCGGTCCTCATTCAAAAATAGGTATTTTTGATACCCTTGTAATGAAATTTCAATTTGCTTGTAATGGCCGATGGCTTGAGTCCTATGATTATAAAATTCGTAACCGCAAAGATGTTTTCACGCACATTGATTATAAAGAACAAATTGAGGGCGAATTGATGTTTGATGCGGAACTAGATTCAATATGTCCCGGTCTCTCAAATTATCGTATTTCGCAATATACCGATGACGAATGCCTTGATGAGTTGAATGACACAAGTAATTAAAAAGCCCTCAATTTAGTCCGCAAATTAATTAGCCTGACTTTTTTCTATCTTTGTGCCCGTGAAATTTTTCCGTTCCATATTGATTGCGCTGGTGGTGTTTTTGTTTGCAAGCGTTTCCTTGCAGGCTGCCCCTTACGATCCGCCGACCTGGCGCGATTCTACGTGGGATTACCGCAGCGAAGACCCGAGTGACACGACGGAACTTTCGGTTGCCAAGGGCGTGGGCGTGGCCTCGACGGTCTTGATTGCCTATGGCGCTGCCTATTGGCTGGTGTTTCAGAAAGGTTGGTGGGATGAACAGGGGAGTGATTTCCATTTCGAAAACGATTTTGACTACGCCTTGAACCTGGATAAGTTCGGCCATTTCGCCTCGGGTGTCATGATGGGCGAAACCTTTTACGAAGGCTACCGCTGGGCGGGAATATCCGAGTTCAAGTCTTACTTGTTCGCGGGGCTTTCGGCAATGGCGACCCATATCGCAATCGACGTGAAGGACGGTTATTCGCCGGAATGGGGCTTCAGTATCTTTGATGTGCTCTCGGGGACGCTCGGTGGTTTCTTGCCGATGGCGGAACGTTACATTCCCGTGTTCAAGTATGTAGACCTCAAGTGGAGCTACTGGATCAATACCAAAGCGTATTATAGACAAAGTAAAACAGGCGTGTTTACGGACGACTATTGCAACCAAACTTTCTGGGCGTCATTCAAGATTTACCGTATGCTGCCAAAGGCTGCACGTGCGTATTATCCGAGTTGGCTTGCGATTGCGGCGGGACTCAGTATCGACGAAGGCGTGTTCCTGCACGACAAAAACGTGACCCCACACCGCGAAGTCTATATCGCGTTGGACTATGACCTGGAAGCTTTCCGTCCGCAGAGCCGCATGGCACGCACCATTGTCAAGTACCTGAATTACTTCAAGCTGCCGGCCCCCACCGTGCAAGTTTATCCCGAATTCCACTGGTACTTACTGTATCCGATCAAGTTTTAGTGCTTCCTACAGCCTACTTTCTCTCGTCTCTCGTCTCTCGTCTCTCATCTAAATTTCTACATTTGCCCCCGTATGTTTACGGGAATTATTCAATCTACCGGTGAAATCGTTTCTATTGAAAGTAGGGGCGATGCGCTTTCTATGCGCCTTAAGTCACCGGGCTTCTTTAAAAATTGTAAGTTGGGCGACAGTGTTGCTAACGATGGCGTGTGCCTTTCCATTGAATCTTGTACTGATGATGAGGCAACTTTCTGCCTGATGCACCAGACGGTGGAAAATACGGGCTTCAAGCAGGCCGCTGTCGGTAAGTTGGTGAATTTGGAACTTCCGTGCCGTGCAGACAGCTTTATGGGCGGTCACTTTGTGATGGGCCATGTGGACTGCATTACCGAAGTTATCCAGGTGACTCCGCGCGAAACGGGTGTCGAAGTGGATTTGAAGCTTCCGGCTGACTTGCGTCGCTACGTGATTCGTCGCGGTTCGATTTCGCTCAACGGAATCAGCCTGACGGTCGCCGAAAAGTTCGAAGATTCCATTCGCGTGTGCATTATACCTGAAACCTTGGCCCGCACGAACCTGCGTAACTGGGTTCCGGGTACGATTGTGAATGTGGAAGTCGACATGCTCGGCAAGTATATTGAAAATTATCTGAAGGAACGTGACCTTGCTTAATACGATTGAAGAGGCCATCGAAGATTTTAAGAACGGCAAGTTTTTGATTGTGGTCGATGACGAGGACCGCGAAAACGAAGGTGACTTTGTCATCGCTGCCGAAAAGATTACACCCGAAAAGGTGAACTTCATGCTCCACGAAGGTCGTGGCGTGCTTTGCGCACCGCTCCCGATCAAGCGCTGCCATGAACTGAACCTCACGCGGCAGACCGCCGAGAATACCTCGATTCTGGGGACTCCGTTTACCATCATGGTCGATAAAATTGAAGGCTGCACCACGGGTGTATCCGCTCACGACCGTGCGGCGACGATTCTCGCTCTTTCGGATCCGAACTCCAAACCGAGCGACTTCGGCCGTCCGGGACATATTTCGCCCTTGTACGCCCAGGAAGAGGGCGTACTCCGTCGCGCAGGCCATACCGAAGCGGCTGTAGACCTTGCAAAGCTTGCGGGCCTGCGCCCGGCGGCCGCCCTGATCGAAATCATGAATGAAGACGGCACGATGGCTCGTATGCCGCAGCTTCAGGAAGTCGCGAAGAAGTTTGGTCTCAAGATTATCTCGATTCGCGACCTGATCGACTACCGCCTGAAAAACGAGAAGCTCGTGCAGCGCGTAGCCGCTCCGCATGTGCAGACGAAGTACGGCGACTTTACCGCTTACGCTTACCGTAGCAAGACCGATGGCGTAGAACATGTGGCTTGGGTTGCAGGCAATCCTGACTTCAGCAAGCCTGTGTACGTGCGTGTGCATAGCGAATGCCTTACGGGTGATATTTTTGGTAGCCTTCGCTGCGACTGTGGTGAACAGCTGGCCGCCGCCATGAAGTTCATTGGCGAGCACGGCGGCGTGTTCCTTTACATGCGCGGTCAGGAAGGCCGTGGAATCGGTCTCTGCAACAAGCTCCGCGCTTACGAACTGCAGGAAAAGGGCATGGACACGGTCGAAGCGAACC from uncultured Fibrobacter sp. encodes:
- a CDS encoding PhoH family protein — translated: MDEQRYSLSDDLKRTISGENETVFRLLESRFCVEIQTRLPGLRIIAKENGDLPGVLAVLDQLKMAAKNGKVLSSSALSRLLDPADTGEFNSSSEIPTTPIFRNRMGVSVFAKTKAQAELVHAVEHNDIIFAKGPAGTGKTFLAVTLAVASLERHEAERICLVRPAVEAGESLGYLPGDLKEKIAPYLRPIHDSLAELLPAEKLRRYEETGSIEVAPLAYMRGRTLKRAFIILDEAQNTTPEQMKMFLTRLGPHSKAIITGDATQVDLAKGQKSGLVHAMNLLKGIRGIAQVEFESTDVLRHPLVKDILKAYEKEK
- a CDS encoding aminopeptidase P family protein yields the protein MVVNACSRPYSQVFIESPLYNAKNLYKKRRKAMLKELDSFFVIAGMPIEPGTEEAYVQIWNKMVQEPAFLYLTGINQPGCYLLLDPNTGDEILFVPPKDPFKEFWNGKRLGYLEDNNEVARITGIKDVRSVDELMDTVVARARKLPKGSYAYAYFFEKFKEDHNDRFRRQLLKALRPTGVGLKSAAALHWKLRLPLEGERILDAEAAQSVTDNAFRTVLAEMKDFKTERELGLRLDYEMQRQSDGDLAFPTIVAGGANACCLHYVKKDEPLKAGELVLLDFGIRIGSLHSDISRTIPVNGKFNPLQKMLYQIVLDAGAEYQKHVRPGVSLKEIGNVPWDFIMQELERRLVKGAKGSYKLLYDKRPHGVSHFIGEQIHEGEPGTRSLDTVLRPGMLISCEPGLYGEFKATIDGRQYREKIGIRIEDDLLITKENFRNISVSIPKEIQELEKWMAGLQK
- a CDS encoding MFS transporter, with amino-acid sequence MWKIKGAVRYFLSILAMTFVQMGVFIYAQKILSGSFTHVESGQTWQAFMLQIFFLAPYILMVFFAGFFTNKFSKNKVLAWSALTMTLFVIAQSVLVTCNCPRVAFWLSIGLSCGFAIHSAAKYGILKEMFGVRNLSFANAFLQIFGLGGIICASWLAVVGVNLINLESLQSYAAVHRITSESIVIPWILSGVAVLGTVASFLVPKVKYENPNVNISNVKKHLSLGWRVPTLRASIIALSMFWALAQVFVLMYQDVSGANDIDTIQNYLAFAIAGLMVGSVIAATKSRDFIETGFIPMGMIGVSVCMFLVPFFVHPVALVVLYSLTGLFGGLFLVPVNALLQYNTRPNNSGSVLALANMIQALVLIAFLFLFSVMVHYTHIRPQLYFLGLAIVSMLVFVWTISNLPQALLRTMLKLVFNRYRIRVLGVQNIPNEGPVLLVGNHHSFIDWAMLQMASPRPLCIASNKDHFERWYLRAVLKRLGMIRIDVNNPKEAMDKIHEALLAGKAVVIFPTGEVSKSPHVEPFTIDYSSAIDDTDATIVPFYIQGLWGSNFSYSGSDMYGASADRAVTVAFGKAIPATTPPNEVRAIIRKISIDAWKYAVKFVRPIAASWIRTCKRYVKHGPAIYNTDGGHFSGYKLMGAVMAFRGLLKKKLGKDEQNIGIMLPPSPAGVIVNLVLWVMGKTNVNLNYTSSVDNVKYCCEKADVSTVISSRQFIQKLKGRGNDYSQVASDKVRILYAEDLMKEIPKAKIAALLFMCIIMPSWLIRFVFCKRTSLDDTAVIVFSSGSEGTPKGILLSHRNLMGNIQQLACIINVSRGDVMLSELPLFHSFGLTVTTLLNLTEGCPIVAVADPTDVKTMARVCSEFHVTCLVATPTFLRAFTVSRYVHPLVFKYVRMIIAGAEALRPELATAFRLKFGKEIYEGYGCTETAPVASVNTENTLRNDYMTLQVNNKPGTVGPALPGTQFLIVDPETNVPLPTGEAGMILIGGCQVMQGYLKDQERTDSVIVKIDGIRYYRTGDKGYLDEDGFLTIVDRYSRFAKLGGEMVSLGAVEKKIQDTPVLEGCDYLVTTIPDSAKGEKIVLLYQGEKDPKDVLSELRASGFPPIMLPALAFAVEKVPKLGTGKADFTTAKKVAKELAGIK
- the fabF gene encoding beta-ketoacyl-ACP synthase II, producing the protein MEEVVITGMGCVSALGNTPELLWNNLLEGKSGLATIDRFDVTNYPIKIAAAVKEFDGSEFISPRDSSRLSRCIQYAVYASFQALKNAGISPENEDPTRSGVIIGSGIGGMQIYSDSVVSLSNRGPSRVSPFFIPMSIVNMPAGEVSNRTGWMGPCYAVVSACATSNHSIAAAYDQIRLGRADIMLAGGTDETVNNVALAGFTSMKALSKRNDDPTTASRPFDKDRDGFVIGEGSGILVLESLSHAKKRGANILARVAGIGMSADAHHMSAPREDGEGVRLAIEMALREAGISPKDVGYVNTHGTSTPLGDVAECSALEKVFAGATDSLKVNSSKCMIGHALGAAGALEAIITVKSLQNQMIHATTNVFNQDERIHLDVCANKNTSHSFNYAMSDSFGFGGQNSVLLLGRN
- a CDS encoding riboflavin synthase, coding for MFTGIIQSTGEIVSIESRGDALSMRLKSPGFFKNCKLGDSVANDGVCLSIESCTDDEATFCLMHQTVENTGFKQAAVGKLVNLELPCRADSFMGGHFVMGHVDCITEVIQVTPRETGVEVDLKLPADLRRYVIRRGSISLNGISLTVAEKFEDSIRVCIIPETLARTNLRNWVPGTIVNVEVDMLGKYIENYLKERDLA
- a CDS encoding bifunctional 3,4-dihydroxy-2-butanone-4-phosphate synthase/GTP cyclohydrolase II, with protein sequence MTLLNTIEEAIEDFKNGKFLIVVDDEDRENEGDFVIAAEKITPEKVNFMLHEGRGVLCAPLPIKRCHELNLTRQTAENTSILGTPFTIMVDKIEGCTTGVSAHDRAATILALSDPNSKPSDFGRPGHISPLYAQEEGVLRRAGHTEAAVDLAKLAGLRPAAALIEIMNEDGTMARMPQLQEVAKKFGLKIISIRDLIDYRLKNEKLVQRVAAPHVQTKYGDFTAYAYRSKTDGVEHVAWVAGNPDFSKPVYVRVHSECLTGDIFGSLRCDCGEQLAAAMKFIGEHGGVFLYMRGQEGRGIGLCNKLRAYELQEKGMDTVEANLHLGFKSDLRQYGTGAQILADLGVKEMRLLTNNPSKISGITAYGLKIVERVPIEIKPNKENLFYLLTKQKKMGHQLHVDEAAGAASETNLKEEK